The region GTGGGAAGGGTCATGCAGGAAATCCGCTCGGCTTTCCATACTTTTAAGGATCCCTGTTTTCCCTTTTTTGCCCAGTTCCACGCCAAGGGCACAGGCTTCTGCCACAAAGCGGACAAGGGCTTCCGATTTATGGGTGTTTAGGCCATCGCATATAAATGTCCATGGGGCTTGCGGGTCTGTCCCTACCAATGCTTTCACGGCTTCCACAAAATCCTCTTCTGTGCGTGTGGAGTTTAAATACGGCATTTCCATACGGCCCGTTGCAACATCAAAGAACCCGATGAGGCTGGTCGTGCCATGGCGGATATACTCAAACTCCATTTTGGCGCACTGGCCGGGTAATGGGAGCTTGTCAGGATATTTATGTTCCAGCGCTTGTACCCCGGTCATTTCATCCGTGGAAACAATGTGTGCACCTTCCCGGCTTTGTTCCTGGGCACTCTGGTACAGGCCGCAGATTTCGTTTACTTTCCGCGCAAAAGATTCCGGGGCTTCCGTCTTTTCCGAAGAATGAAGCCAGTAACGGATTTTGTGGGGATGTAAATCTACCTCATTTTTAAAAAACGGCTGACAGATTTCTCAGAAATCTGTTCAGCGATCCCCTGCTTTTTAATTTCTGCCACTAACAGCGGGAGACTCCACTGGCTTACTTCGTACCCAAAATCATTTGGGCTGCTGCAGGCAAGGTCGATGATCCGCATGATCTGGTCCGGCGTAAAAACAGACGGGGCACCGGGGCGTTTTTTATCGGACAGGACTGCCCGTATCTCATCTTCAAGCTTTTTCGGGTCGTCCATTTCAATCCTCCGCAAGGCTGGGAGCGCCGCGAGGAACCGACTGCGCCAGGTGGCAACATTATTATAATGAAGCCCGACCTGTGGTGCAATATTCTGGTTGAGTTCCCCCTGTGACGCAAGCAGGACAATGCTGGCTCTTTTGACCAGTCCTGACGGAAGGGAGCGGCTTTTTGAAAAAGCAGATAATATGTTTTTCATGGCATCAGATAAAACCGGGATAGTATCAATTGTTTTCCTTCGCATAATAACACATCCATTCTTTAGTGATAGAATTATTATGCACCGACTACAATAAAAAAGCAACGTCTATTCATTATTATTTTGGCAATGCTGTACTAGGCATTCCTGCGGTCCCTGCTCCCTCCGGCACATCCTTCGGCCCATGCGGATGTTTGTTGTATTTTTCTTCTATCTGTGTTATGCTCAATGGAAAGAAAGACAAGGAGGCAGTGGAAGAAATGAAATGTCCCTATTGTGGTAATGAGATGGAATCAGGATTCCTCACATCAGATGCCCGCTGCACTGCATTGAGACGGAAGAAACATGATATGTGAAAAAGGACAGTCTCACTTTTCCTGAGGCTGTCCTTTTAAATTTAATTTTTCTTACATTACAGCTATTACAGCATCTCAATGAAAGCCGCCATCCTGGTGTTCAGCTGTCCCACGTCGGCCTGGGAATAGTCTGTCTCCACAACGGTATAGGGAAGTCCTTTTTTCTCCTTTACCAGCTTGCGGACCAGGGAAGTCTCCACATTGTAGGTGTGGCATGCCTGCAGAACCAAATCCACCACGCCGTCCACATGGAAATCGTCAATAAGCCTGTCTAACAGTTCCATACGCCTGGGGTTAGGGGACATGCAGGAACAGCCGATGTTCAGGTACTTCCTGGCCAGGGCGTCATATACGTCCGGGTTATCCTCATCAATGGGGTCCAGGGGTTTCATGCCGGAGCAGTTTTCAAAACAGACCACCACGCCGCCGTTATCCTCAATGGCGCGCACCACCTTGAGGGCGGCACCGCCGGATGGAGAACCGGTCACAAGGATTCTGGCCCTTTTTCCAATATTTTTTCCCTGGGCATACTCAGCCTCAATCTTATCCGTGATGGCATTGACTTCCTCCGCCAATGTATCAATTTTCATCTTAAATCCTGTGCCGTAAACAATGTTGACGATATCCAGACCCAGGGCAGGGGCCGGATCCAGGGCCATCACATACTGGAGACGGTTAAGGGCCGCGAGAATCTGGTTTCTGTTATGTATCTGGCGGCGGATGGCATCTTCTGTGATGACAGTGCCGAATTTCTTTTCCAGCACCTCCTTAAAACGTATCAGTTCCTGGCGGTAAAGACCTATTCCGGCCTCTGTCTGGCAGTTTGGCAGCTCAATGACATGAACGGGCTTAAACTCAGCCAGAATCTCATACATTTTCTTTTTGCCGTCGCAGGTTGTCTCGCCTACAATCAGGTCGGAGAAATAAAAGAAGGGGCATTTATCCGTCTTGGCAAAGCCGTAGCTGGATTTTATGAGGGGACAGAGGTTTCTGGGCAAATCCTTTTCAGCGTCAGGTATGGTTTCGTCAGTAACAGAGCAGAGTCCCACAACAGAGGCGCCCATGGCATTGGGGATTTCCCTGGGAAGATAGGTGCAGAAGACACCGACTACAGGTATGCCTTCCTCCTTTAATTCTTTTATTGCAAGAAATGAATTCTTCCTTGCGTCCGCAAATTCTTCAAAAATTTCAGGCAGTTCTTTTTTCAGTTCCATGTCAGCTTCGGCTCCTTTTCTTTAGTTTTCCATATCCCAGAACGGCAGCCCCTATGGCGCCGGTATACTGAGAGAGGGGGTGAGTGGTTATATGGGAAGTTTTCATATATTCTCCCAGTACGGACCGCATGACTTCTGACTGTGCCAGGCCTCCTGAGAAGAAAATATCAGGATGTCCGCCTGTCAGACGCTGCGCAAAGATGGCGGTCCTGTGGCAGATGGAGTGGACACATCCAAGTACGATGTCGCCCGGAGGTGTCTCCTGGGCCATCAGCCCTACAATCTCGCTTTCCGCGAAGACGGCGCACATGCTGTTAATGGGTACGGGCCGGCATCCATGGACGAACTCGTCCAGATGTGAGATGTCGCTTCCTACCCGGGCCATAATCATTTCCATGAACCGTCCGGTGCCGGCCGCACACTTGTCGTTCATTAAAAAGTCATTTACCTGTCCGTGGCTGTCAAGAGTGATGACCTTACAGTCCTGTCCCCCGATGTCAATGACTGTATCACAGCCGGGGGCCAGATAAGAGGCGCCTGCGCCGTGGCAGGTGATTTCCGTGATTTTTGCGTCTGCCTCCTTTAAAAGCTCCCGGCCATATCCGGTACTCACCACGAACCCGGTGTCCTCCGTGTAAAGCCGGTCGTAAATGTCCCTTAGAATCTCGCCCGGACGTATGGAAGTGGGAAGCATGTGGCATCCCACCACATTCATTCCGTCAAACAGGACTCCCTTGGTCATGGTTGAGCCTGAATCAATCCCTAAACTAAACATAGAAACTCCCTTATTTTTCGCTTTTATACCTATTTGAGTATAAATAACTGAGAAAAAATAGTCCAATTGATATTCTGAATGAGATTTGATTTGAAATTGAAAAAACATATAGGGGAATTTGGGGCTGCCTGGATAGGAGGATTTGAACCGGGAAATTTGGATTGCCTTTCCCTGCCTTGCGCCAGCCTTTTAATTGCCGCTCTATTTGGTAAATATTGTTGATTAAAGATTTTGCTTATGCTACAATTAAATAATATATATTTGGGAAAAGCTGATGTTTTGCGGGGAGGAAATCATATGTACCGATGCAGGATGAAGATAGCTGTTTTCAGTAAGGATGCCGCGCTTATATTCTGTGGCAGCCGTCAGCGCATCGGTACATTTCCATCGGAAGAATTTGAGGCGGCGGATGAGTTTTGGGAGACGCCCTTTGTAAGAGATTGTATTAAGGTACGCCTGAAGCGTATAATGGAACAGATTAACTGGGCTGCGATTATTACATGCCCCGGACCTATCTGGATACGGCCATTGACAGTAGCATGCGGACCAGGCCCTGTAACGTGCCAAGGCTGAAAAAAGGGCGGCTGCTGTCTGTGGGAAGCCGGTATGAATATCCATAAATAAGGCTGCATCTGTGATAATATTGGGATATACAACGGAAAAGAGAGGCGGGTATTTATGTACATGGATTCCTTTTTCTGGGGAGGCGGTTTTGAAATCATGTTTACCCTGGTATTTGTGATTATCATTGGAGTATTTGTGGTTACAGCAGTAAAGGGATTGAGCCAGTGGAACAAGAACAATCAGTCCCCCAGGCTGTCGGTAACAGCTTCCGTGGTCTCCAAAAGGACCAATGTCAGCCATCACAGCCATCCCAATGCAGGAGATGCCACAGGAACCCATGGCTACCATTCCACCACGTCCACCAGCTATTACGCGACGTTCCAGGTGGAGAGCGGTGACCGGAGGGAGCGGACGGAAGGCTGATAGAGGTAACGCCGGACCATGAAATCGTAATGTGACCTTCCGTGTGCCGGGAGCCGGTGCCTTCGGGGCAAAAAAGTGGTTGATGCTGCCGGGACTTAGCCTTATTATGATGATATAGCACTCTGTGTGGCCACGGATGATGAGACGGATGTCGTAAACAGCGAAAAAATATTCGAGGTAGATATTGAGTTCTTCCGCCCTGTCACTTCAGACAATTGGAGAAAAGAGGAGCTGTTTTTCGCAGCCCCTCTTTCATGTTGTGCGCCTGGCGGCGCACGTTTCTAACGGGTGAAAGTCCTGAATCCACCTGGTAGCGGGAAGGATATAGCCGAAGGCAAGGGTGTTGCAGGTGACTGCAAATCTGAAGGAAGCCGGATGTGGGGAACGAACCCATGGGCAAACCTCTGGTCTGACGGACAGAAACCGTATAGAAGGCTGTACATGAGGGTAAGTCTGCAACACAAGATGAAGCCCGATAGCTACACGGAATCGTGTACAGTAAATGCGGCAGATAGATGGAGGGAAAGAAACGTGTGGTACCCAGGGAGGTCTGTACGGAATGCTCTGAAAGGAGTAACCATTGCCGAGAGGTAATGCTGAGCGTACAGAAGTCAGCAGAGGTCATAGTAGCTGTTTTCAGTGAAGGACCGAATCAATAGGAGTCTTTAGTACGACAGGGAAAGGAGGAATGGGCAGATGGGTACAGAAAACAGAGAAAGCTGCTCGCAAAGAGATAGCGCGGAACGCAAAGGGTATGTGAGAGCGCACCGCTCATTCAACCGGATATGGAAGGAAAGAGACAGTGCAGAGCCAGACATCTTAAGTAAGATACTGAACAAGGAAAATCTGAACAGGGCTTACAAAAGAGTGAAGGCAAACAAGGGAGCGCCGGGAGTGGATGGAATGACCATTGAAGCGGCGTTACCATGGCTGAGGGAGAATAACTATGAACTGGTAGAGAGAATCAGGAAGGGGAAGTATACCCCATCTCCAGTCAGGCGTGTGGAGATTCCGAAGCCGGAGGGAGGGATACGAAAGCTTGGTATCCCCACCGTAATAGACCGTATCATCCAGCAGGCAATGCTTCAACAGCTCATGCCAATCTACGAACCATTGTTCTCGAAAGACAGCTTCGGCTATCGTCCGGGACGAGGAGCAAAAGACGCCATTCTCAGGATAAAGGAGTATATCGAACAGGGATACACGAGGGCAGTAGTTCTCGACTTATCGAAATACTTTGATACGCTGAACCATACGATACTGCTGAACCTGTTGAGGAAACAAGTAAAAGACGAAAGAGTGGTGCAGATGGTGAAGCGGTACCTGAAAAGTGGAGTGATGGAAAACGGTGTTGTGACAGAAACGAAGGAAGGCTCCCCGCAGGGAGGAAATCTATCCCCACTCTTAGCAAACGCGTATCTGAATGAGTTCGACTGGGAGTTCCACAGACGGGGCGTACCGTGTATCCGCTATGCAGACGACATCGTACTGCTGGCAAAGAGCGAACGGGCGGCAGAACGACTGCTGGAATCCAGCACGAAATATCTGGAGGCAAGGCTGAAACTGAGAGTGAATCGGGAAAAGAGCCGAACGGTCAGTGTGTTCGCAATCCAAAATTTTAAGTTCCTTGGTTTTTGTTTTGGGAAGAACGGAACAGGGACCTATATCCGTGTCCATGGAACGTCATGGAAGAAAGCCAAGGAGAAACTGCGCAGGCTTACTTCCCGGAGCAGGTGCGGGAGTATCATCCGAACCAAGGAAAAGATAAAAGTCTACATGAGAGGATGGCTGAACTACTATGGGATAGCGGACATGAAGAAAAACATCGAAAGCCTGAATGGATGGTTGTACCGCCGGATACGGATGTGTATCTGGAAACAGTGGAAACTGCCCAAAACCAGAATGAGGAAACTCATAGGACTGGGAGTAGACAGCCATTATGCGGCAACAATAGCCTACGACCGCAAGGGATACTGGTTCAATGCCGGAAACAAGGCGGTCAACTGGGCATTAAGTAAAGAAAGACTGATAAACTGGGGCTTTTATGACTTAGCCGCAGCCTATCAGTCTCTGCACACCAACTATTGAAAGCGCCGTATACGAGAACCGTACGTACGGTGCTGTGAGAGGACGGCGGTTAATCACCGCCTCCTACTCGATTTTTGGAGGCGTCATATGTATAAGCATTTTTCAATTCCCGGAGCGTCCTGCAGGGTCCCCTTTGCAGACCTTTGCAGGAGAAACAGTGAGTTCAGGACCTATTTTATAAGAAAGACCTACGAGACTTCCCAGTGCATTCATCCC is a window of Enterocloster clostridioformis DNA encoding:
- a CDS encoding transposase, yielding MCQPFFKNEVDLHPHKIRYWLHSSEKTEAPESFARKVNEICGLYQSAQEQSREGAHIVSTDEMTGVQALEHKYPDKLPLPGQCAKMEFEYIRHGTTSLIGFFDVATGRMEMPYLNSTRTEEDFVEAVKALVGTDPQAPWTFICDGLNTHKSEALVRFVAEACALGVELGKKGKTGILKSMESRADFLHDPSHRIRFVYTPKHSSWMNQIEIWFGIINRKLLKRKSYLSIEELEASILRFIEQYNLTAHPFKWTYAGIPLVI
- a CDS encoding acyl-CoA dehydratase activase, whose translation is MFSLGIDSGSTMTKGVLFDGMNVVGCHMLPTSIRPGEILRDIYDRLYTEDTGFVVSTGYGRELLKEADAKITEITCHGAGASYLAPGCDTVIDIGGQDCKVITLDSHGQVNDFLMNDKCAAGTGRFMEMIMARVGSDISHLDEFVHGCRPVPINSMCAVFAESEIVGLMAQETPPGDIVLGCVHSICHRTAIFAQRLTGGHPDIFFSGGLAQSEVMRSVLGEYMKTSHITTHPLSQYTGAIGAAVLGYGKLKKRSRS
- a CDS encoding double-cubane-cluster-containing anaerobic reductase encodes the protein MELKKELPEIFEEFADARKNSFLAIKELKEEGIPVVGVFCTYLPREIPNAMGASVVGLCSVTDETIPDAEKDLPRNLCPLIKSSYGFAKTDKCPFFYFSDLIVGETTCDGKKKMYEILAEFKPVHVIELPNCQTEAGIGLYRQELIRFKEVLEKKFGTVITEDAIRRQIHNRNQILAALNRLQYVMALDPAPALGLDIVNIVYGTGFKMKIDTLAEEVNAITDKIEAEYAQGKNIGKRARILVTGSPSGGAALKVVRAIEDNGGVVVCFENCSGMKPLDPIDEDNPDVYDALARKYLNIGCSCMSPNPRRMELLDRLIDDFHVDGVVDLVLQACHTYNVETSLVRKLVKEKKGLPYTVVETDYSQADVGQLNTRMAAFIEML
- the ltrA gene encoding group II intron reverse transcriptase/maturase, producing MGTENRESCSQRDSAERKGYVRAHRSFNRIWKERDSAEPDILSKILNKENLNRAYKRVKANKGAPGVDGMTIEAALPWLRENNYELVERIRKGKYTPSPVRRVEIPKPEGGIRKLGIPTVIDRIIQQAMLQQLMPIYEPLFSKDSFGYRPGRGAKDAILRIKEYIEQGYTRAVVLDLSKYFDTLNHTILLNLLRKQVKDERVVQMVKRYLKSGVMENGVVTETKEGSPQGGNLSPLLANAYLNEFDWEFHRRGVPCIRYADDIVLLAKSERAAERLLESSTKYLEARLKLRVNREKSRTVSVFAIQNFKFLGFCFGKNGTGTYIRVHGTSWKKAKEKLRRLTSRSRCGSIIRTKEKIKVYMRGWLNYYGIADMKKNIESLNGWLYRRIRMCIWKQWKLPKTRMRKLIGLGVDSHYAATIAYDRKGYWFNAGNKAVNWALSKERLINWGFYDLAAAYQSLHTNY
- a CDS encoding PF20097 family protein is translated as MKCPYCGNEMESGFLTSDARCTALRRKKHDM
- a CDS encoding helix-turn-helix domain-containing protein, with the translated sequence MRRKTIDTIPVLSDAMKNILSAFSKSRSLPSGLVKRASIVLLASQGELNQNIAPQVGLHYNNVATWRSRFLAALPALRRIEMDDPKKLEDEIRAVLSDKKRPGAPSVFTPDQIMRIIDLACSSPNDFGYEVSQWSLPLLVAEIKKQGIAEQISEKSVSRFLKMR